One window of the Camarhynchus parvulus chromosome 2, STF_HiC, whole genome shotgun sequence genome contains the following:
- the FYCO1 gene encoding FYVE and coiled-coil domain-containing protein 1 isoform X3 codes for MAATSGESQLQRIIRDLQDAVTELSKEFKEGGEPITDDSVNLQKFSYKLEYLLQFDQKEKSTLLGNRKDYWDYFCDCLAKIKGANDGIRFVKSITELRTSLGKGRAFIRYSLVHQRLADTLQQCFMNTKVTSDWYYARSPFLNSKMSSDIVGQLYELTDVQFDLASRGYDLDAAWPAFARRTLSSLGSSAYLWKPPSRSSSMSSLVSNYLQAQEFPSSPDVNNSLNVEHLESYEEMRLELDQAELRQRELQDRIHQLEMENQELQAAVSLQKEQVQVEKEKSNNYSEENSRLTKMITELQKQCEVSHSTQSTVHDLQKCLQSLELSAAEQQKEHSTKVEQLLTSKEDYASKLQVSNQELETSRALIAVKDLCIDELKAKLSSTEQKNLNLLEKVDAALDEKGQQATAQYDSALQIRALLEKLQEMEKAKADMQRLNTEHASQLKAAREELLLKEQAQKELESRYSSLTANSKEESEKLTGSLETMAKEKNALQEALTLKGKEMAELQTQVMGSLAQVGSLEKNLEEARKEKEKLEEEYGRREGALKQEVQSQAEQLQLQEGRLTKAVSEECGQVREQLEEQKRQQHAAEEEITELQAANTSLCRKLDEAREQLSESESARLQKEEEVTSLRELLERIQKEADEAKEKILDYTEKLSKVAADKDSSDQKLFAELDDLTRTKQFLEERLIELIRDKDALWQKSDALEFQQKLSAEQRWQGDTEVNHCLDCQREFSWMVRRHHCRMCGRIFCYYCCNNYMVTKLGGKKERCCRACFSKPRVIVDSTDDSGSSANQEGSPASLESPVSPSERAFAANEASKPPDDAAFDIITDEELCQVQESDSLHNESQMERDSLDQSVTDLCVCWAKQLLGALYSLQSPFQVSAFHTIRNSTSSTFDESEDWQVAQDAEICLLKSGEIMMKLPLTVEEIMNFGESNRELFIKSSTYSIIPITVTEMGLTISWIFSSDPKSISFSVVYQEAEDTPLDQCKVLIPMTRCNSHKETIRGQVKVRNAGIYTLIFDNTFSRFISKRVFYHLAVERPVIYDGSDFP; via the exons ATGGCAGCCACGAGTGGTGAAAGCCAGCTGCAGCGAATTATCAGAGACTTGCAAG ATGCAGTGACTGAATTAAGTAAAGAATTTAAAGAAGGAGGCGAACCGATCACAGACGACAGTGTCAACTTGCAAAAATTCTCCTACAAGCTTGAGTACCTCTTACAG TTtgaccagaaagaaaaaagcacattGCTGGGGAACAGAAAAGACTACTGGGATTATTTCTGTGACTGTCTGGCAAAAATCAAAGGAGCTAATGATGGAATCCGCTTTGTCAAGTCTATTACGGAA CTACGAACCTCTCTTGGAAAAGGAAGAGCATTTATTCGTTATTCCCTGGTTCACCAAAGGCTAGCAGACACCTTGCAGCAATGTTTTATGAACACCAAAGTGACCAG tgACTGGTACTATGCAAGAAGTCCATTTCTGAATTCCAAAATGAGTTCTGACATTGTGGGTCAACTCTATGAGCTCACTGATGTTCAGTTTGACTTGGCATCAAGAGGCTATGATTTAGATGCTGCTTGGCCAGCATTTGCCAG GAGGACTCTGTCCTCACTTGGATCTTCAGCATATTTATGGAAGCCCCCAAGTCGCAGTTCCAGCATGAGCAGTTTAGTGAGCAATTATTTGCAG GCACAAGAgtttccttccagccctgaTGTAAATAACTCACTAAATGTTGAACACCTTGAGAGCTACGAAGAGATGCGTTTAGAACTTGACCAGGCTGAACTGAGGCAGAGGGAACTTCAAGATCGTATTCACCAGCTAGAAATGGAAAAccaggagctccaggcagctgtCAGCCTTCAAAAGGAACAAGTACAGGTAGAAAAGGAGAAGAGCAATAACTACAGTGAGGAGAACTCCCGGCTGACAAAGATGATCACAGAGTTACAGAAGCAGTGTGAGGTCTCACACTCCACTCAGAGCACTGTACATGACCTGCAGAAGTGCCTACAGTCACTGGAACTGAGTGCAGCggagcagcagaaggaacaCTCAACAAAGGTGGAGCAGCTGTTGACCAGCAAGGAAGATTATGCCTCAAAATTGCAGGTTTCAAATCAGGAGCTGGAGACCTCTAGGGCTTTGATTGCTGTGAAGGATCTTTGCATTGATGAGCTCAAAGCCAAGCTGAGTTCCACAGAACAGAAGAACCTCAACCTCCTTGAAAAAGTTGATGCTGCCTTGGATGAAAAGGGACAGCAAGCCACAGCCCAGTATGACTCTGCCCTACAAATACGGGCACTGTTAGAAAAGCTTCAGGAGATGGAAAAGGCAAAGGCAGATATGCAAAGACTCAATACTGAACATGCATCTCAGCTGAAAGCAGcaagggaggagctgctgctgaaagaacAGGCACAGAAGGAACTGGAATCCAGATACAGTAGCCTCACTGCTAACTCCAAAGAAGAGAGTGAAAAGCTGACTGGGAGCCTGGAGACCAtggcaaaggaaaagaatgcaCTTCAGGAGGCCCTGACTctgaaaggaaaggagatggCTGAGCTCCAGACCCAGGTAATGGGGTCGCTGGCTCAGGTGggttcactggaaaaaaatcttgaggaagccaggaaggaaaaagagaaacttgAGGAGGAGTATGGTAGGAGAGAAGGAGCACTGAAGCAGGAAGTCCAGTCACAAGCAGAGCAACTTCAACTACAGGAGGGTCGCTTAACAAAG GCTGTCAGTGAGGAGTGTGGGCAAGTAAGAGAGCAGCTTGAGGAGCAGAAGCGACAACAGCATGCAGCGGAGGAAGAGATTACAGAGTTACAA GCTGCAAACACGAGTTTGTGTAGAAAACTGGATGAAGCAAGAGAGCAACTGTCAGAATCAGAATCTGCACGTctgcagaaggaagaagaagtGACTTCTCTTAGAGAACTCTTGGAAAG GATCCAAAAAGAAGCTGATGAAGCAAAAGAGAAGATCCTGGATTACACTGAGAAGCTCAGCAAGGTGGCAGCAGATAAAGATAGCAGTGACCAGAAGTTATTTGCTGAGCTGGATGACCTGACAAGAACAAAGCAGTTCCTTGAAGAACGTTTGATAGAACTTATCAG AGATAAGGATGCTTTGTGGCAAAAGTCTGATGCTCTGGAGTTCCAGCAGAAGCTtagtgcagagcagaggtggcagGGGGACACAGAAGTTAATCACTGTCTGGACTGCCAGAGAGAGTTCTCATGGATGGTGCGCCGACACCACTGCAG AATGTGTGGCCGCATTTTCTGCTACTACTGCTGCAACAACTACATGGTGACAAAGCTTGGTGGAAAAAAGGAGCGTTGCTGCAGAGCTTGCTTTAGTAAGCCTAGAGTCATTGTGGACAGTACAGATGACTCTGGATCCAGTGCCAACCAGGAAGGATCACCAGCTTCACTGGAATCGCCTGTGTCACCATCTGAGAGGGCTTTTG cTGCAAACGAAGCCTCTAAACCACCAGATGATGCAGCTTTTGATATAATCACTGATGAGGAGCTGTGCCAAGTACAGGAATCAGACTCTCTCCACAATGAAAGTCAGATGGAAAGAGACTCTCTGGATCAAAGTGTGACAGATCT aTGTGTTTGCTGGGCTAAGCAGCTGTTAGGGGCTCTGTACAGCCTCCAGTCTCCGTTTCAGGTTTCTGCCTTTCACACAATTCG AAACAGCACTTCTTCAACTTTCGATGAATCTGAAGACTGGCAAGTTGCTCAAGATGCTGAGATATGCTTGTTGAAGTCAGGAGAAATTAT GATGAAATTACCCCTTACAGTAGAAGAGATCATGAATTTTGGAGAAAGCAACAGAGAGCTGTTCATCAAATCCAGCACCTACAGTATCATTCCCATCACTGTTACAGAGATGGGACTAACAATCAGCTGGATCTTCTCATCAGACCCCAAAAGCATATCCTTCAGTGTTGTCTACCAAGAGGCCGAAGACACGCCGCTGGATCAGTGCAAA